A single region of the Neodiprion pinetum isolate iyNeoPine1 chromosome 5, iyNeoPine1.2, whole genome shotgun sequence genome encodes:
- the Lrrk gene encoding leucine-rich repeat serine/threonine-protein kinase 1, producing the protein MEDYTPVDEDFPGRLLHQAALWDNAELLEDLLRGEHAQYINSQDSWGRTPLHAAAITENSRCLVSLLSAGANANIPCGPRGHYRTPLHTCAEHGHMTNIEKLLEYNADLIIKDSNGLIPLDIAEKSEHATCISLLKLSAEKRELEILATHASLRAACLQGDTISARSIIQSLSNDVESVVNMAPNGANTLLFISCEMGHKDIARLLLDHGADCRIHPVTKYCPLYIACYKGKLEIVELLLKHFPKQIQSLTVEKWLPIHAAAINGHFPVIELLLKFDYPQHLYQRYRDQSGEFEYEMVFDINTRDVTGQSVLYISSTLGNAKIIDLLLSYKVKARKVREDDASDVQPLPTSKRRISSGIQRLMSSLNFRSKSLEKKDDNTVSPLNLDLYCYNDTETALHAAVKAGHADIVAALLLSGADPNLPVKVPYDQSDTEFNYSTMLSIACLNHDIKIADLLLKHGAVDNECKALKIAAQNRDEALTAKLLSIKAHPDSEYKINKKAMTDNTQSSHFSALSNFGNVTYSALFPNVPTMINWHNQQCRLSQIRSQWLNDAVLHVNKKLNAKNNDLVLYAITRIDISHNSITSLPSTIFYLQSLRYLNLAQNKIDTLTIEPKTSKDKLCPVLEEMYLQDNRLEQLPEFIFDLQALEIMDVSNNKLQCLPNNLWKAPRLKELNASFNLLRDLPSQISQNIVRKPQREDTLTSSPSCRSLTGQISMPRDDSVEFESFTKIANAQIIEMNCPHVWTESVQVSEKLSDSSEPGTRSVLASLNLAHNLFNSIPVALPCLAVGLVRLNMAYNSLRSMSHITSYPATLKQLDLSNNQISCWPSLPQVDGADTMEQAATACYCPTTNIQTSTGPGNRQTATSLRDVVLMSVCTHRRHLRLENLRTLVLANNLLTRIQLTSVDDGETPNIEEENIDRDTKISYSGSKLYLLFPNVSMLDVSNNQLKEIPHNIHELSNLSVLNINGNSEITELPPQMGLLSRLWNLNTQGCKLQEPLKSMIESKKYKTMDVIGYLKSVLEDAKPYARMKLMIVGIQGIGKTSLLEQLRQEGEVPNKKKASEHWAKRMGNKNINAKTARGTTISTVGVDIGDWLYEKKVRGQSSHGPVYFRTWDFGGQKEYYATHQYFLSKRSLYLVVWRITDGFKGVSEIFQWLVNIQSRAPNSPVIIIGTHFDISYDQSEALQQYIRDKFINVVDAEKCGLPKVMETIEISCKTRHNIKMLCNLIYDIVFSLRSPGSKELLLEQRVPASYLALEDVVVQLAHDRKLSGADPVLKADQYYAAVTNELQKLHRSFRDPAELHQATLFLHDNGIILHYDDATLKDLYFLDPQWLCDMLAHVVTIREINPFARSGIMKLDDIQHVFKSSTISTLDTQGYIVSLLNKFEVALTWDYRTLLIPSLLPTEEDILRNSQILKIPVKTRGWHVRSKKITSPMFSFPSASGEKMNTECVLTSRSQPDCAVIRLLLMSYFPSGFWSRLITRILADDTIVEIVMSFLAPFKDFVDERIFASLLETQAEWVLWQTGLELRYAGITLLRLKEVNYGIKNSPHDYRQYKFKLKQDGIWCTVDLKNSAILEIWFPVDTLVVKQPIMSDSMEEEPMGYQAIVVEPRPESMPQLLALIVDHIDILLEDWYPTLGTRFVHTSEGKLLVTRLIPCPRCLINNSDNDVESSSTEHLPEDIQRYYMNRERQSQDSYKSDGDSGVGYDSSASSRIPSLEGHPDISKQNSNWEGTLAYSWMVEECILSAYSNKSINCPKHCEIPLSHIAPDIIFMDLGSKHLIKSDEIKRGKMLGRGAFGFVFKGNCRLPGTNVKTDVAMKMLQPVPPGPNSKQSAILAYKAAQSKWDRDPLQYACKAYCTARQELNILLTLKHANIVPLVGIVISPLALVLDLAPEGALDNALKNYRRSGAKLDPYTLQSIILQVAKAVEYLHQQHVIYRDLKSENVLVWQLPLPFQGYLDHPVHVKVADYGISRLTLPSGAKGFGGTEGFMAPEIIKYNGEEEYTEKVDSFSFGMFIYELVTLRQPFEGHESVKECILEGGRPPLTYRETLHPCYALDLMVICWAQNPKDRPTASQIVSIASAPEFTHLIDVTLLTERTQVTAITTTKKSLEDNVAGDEIWLGHNNGEVDMLLGTEKGWLQHVRIETPVIPYAMCGVDGYIWIGDNVGQIHVYLGNNFGCVASYNMEPDHNKESNVVGLIHLEQIKQFAVALHSGKLFLLSNSFTQMKKTEITTEIKENLYSLAAVYKKRRIIELWTGESFGFISIYVLKDGNLVDTVSLTHFSSEATSKTIFATYLLSSENSILSYTYPGCIVYQWDVDSRQIINKLDMSKLVPCSESLKSISIEENLTTEKCQVTAIETFMNQLYIGTTWGCIVVAECNSLRPITVFRPFEGKVCQIVSFKSIDKKRVVLATVGQGYRSLISRYTDYPVHSTEDEDLRHNMYTLLWRAEHWSAA; encoded by the coding sequence ATGGAAGACTACACGCCAGTTGACGAGGATTTTCCAGGACGTCTTCTCCATCAAGCTGCGTTGTGGGACAATGCTGAACTTCTAGAAGATCTGCTTCGCGGAGAGCACGCGCAATACATAAACAGCCAGGACTCCTGGGGACGTACGCCTCTACACGCAGCTGCAATAACGGAGAATTCACGCTGCCTAGTTTCTCTTTTATCGGCGGGAGCAAATGCAAATATTCCATGCGGGCCTCGCGGCCATTATCGTACTCCGTTGCACACTTGTGCCGAGCATGGGCATATGACTAATATTGAAAAGCTGTTAGAGTATAATGCAGATTTGATTATAAAGGATAGTAATGGTTTGATACCATTGGACATAGCCGAGAAGAGCGAGCATGCAACGTGCATCAGCTTACTCAAATTGTCAGCTGAAAAACGCGAGCTCGAGATTTTAGCCACTCATGCGTCTCTTAGGGCAGCTTGTTTGCAAGGGGATACGATATCAGCTAGGAGTATTATTCAAAGTTTGTCAAACGACGTTGAATCTGTTGTGAACATGGCTCCGAACGGGGCGAATActctgttatttatttcatgtgaaatGGGGCACAAAGATATAGCAAGGCTGCTTTTGGATCATGGTGCCGATTGCAGAATCCATCCAGTGACCAAGTATTGTCCTTTGTACATAGCCTGTTACAAAGGGAAATTAGAAATAGTTGAACTGTTGTTGAAGCACTTTCCCAAACAAATACAATCTTTGACTGTTGAGAAGTGGTTGCCTATTCACGCCGCAGCTATCAACGGGCATTTTCCTGTAATTGAATTGTTATTAAAGTTTGATTATCCCCAGCATTTATATCAAAGGTATAGAGATCAGAGTGGAGAATTTGAGTATGAAATGGTATTTGATATAAATACGAGGGACGTCACAGGGCAGAGTGTTTTGTACATTTCTAGCACTTTGGGAAATGCTAAAATCATAGATTTACTCTTAAGTTATAAAGTCAAGGCGAGAAAAGTTAGAGAAGATGATGCAAGCGATGTTCAACCACTCCCTACTTCTAAACGTAGAATTTCAAGTGGTATTCAAAGGCTAATGTCCAGCTTAAACTTTAGAAGTAAATCACTAGAGAAAAAAGATGACAATACCGTATCTCCGTTAAATCTAGatttatattgttataatGATACTGAAACTGCTCTGCATGCCGCTGTTAAAGCTGGGCATGCAGATATTGTCGCAGCTTTGTTATTGTCAGGAGCTGATCCTAACTTGCCAGTAAAAGTTCCATACGATCAAAGTGATACTGAATTCAATTACTCCACCATGCTATCGATAGCTTGCTTGAATCATGATATTAAAATTGCAGATCTATTGTTGAAACATGGTGCTGTAGATAACGAATGCAAAGCATTGAAGATAGCTGCACAGAATCGAGACGAAGCATTGACAGCCAAGTTGTTATCTATAAAAGCTCATCCCGATTCTGAATATAAGATCAACAAAAAAGCTATGACAGACAACACGCAGTcatcacatttttcagctctCTCTAATTTTGGAAACGTCACATACTCTGCACTGTTCCCAAATGTTCCAACTATGATAAACTGGCATAACCAACAATGCAGACTCTCTCAAATCAGGTCGCAGTGGTTAAACGATGCTGTTTTGCATGTCAATAAGAAATTAAATGCCAAAAATAACGATTTAGTATTATATGCAATTACAAGGATAGATATTTCCCATAATTCAATAACTTCCCTACCCTCTACCATATTCTATCTTCAAAGCCTGAGGTACCTAAACCTGGCACAAAACAAGATAGATACCCTCACAATTGAACCAAAAACATCCAAGGACAAGCTTTGCCCGGTCTTGGAAGAAATGTATTTGCAAGATAATCGCTTAGAACAGTTGCCAGAGTTTATATTCGATTTGCAAGCCTTAGAAATTATGGACGTTTCAAACAATAAACTCCAATGTTTACCCAATAATTTGTGGAAAGCACCAAGATTAAAAGAACTAAATGCTTCATTCAATTTACTAAGGGATTTGCCCAGTCAGATTTCACAGAATATTGTCAGAAAGCCACAAAGAGAAGATACCCTCACTAGCAGTCCTAGTTGTAGGAGTCTAACTGGACAAATCAGCATGCCCAGAGATGATTCCGTCGAGTTTGAGTCGTTTACTAAAATTGCCAATGCGcaaatcattgaaatgaattgcCCCCATGTTTGGACCGAATCTGTACAAGTCTCTGAAAAACTTTCAGATAGTTCCGAACCTGGAACTAGATCCGTCCTTGCTTCGCTCAATTTAGcgcataatttatttaatagcATCCCGGTGGCGTTACCTTGCTTAGCTGTTGGCTTGGTCAGATTAAATATGGCTTACAACTCATTGAGATCAATGAGTCACATTACGTCATACCCAGCAACTTTGAAGCAGCTCGATCTTTCCAACAACCAAATTTCTTGCTGGCCCAGCTTACCTCAAGTCGATGGTGCCGATACTATGGAACAAGCTGCGACAGCTTGCTATTGTCCAACAACTAACATTCAAACATCGACAGGTCCTGGAAACAGACAGACAGCCACATCGTTGCGCGACGTTGTCTTGATGTCAGTCTGCACTCATAGAAGACACTTGCGACTCGAAAACTTGAGAACTCTAGTCCTTGCGAATAATTTGTTGACCAGAATTCAGCTGACTTCAGTAGATGATGGAGAAACTCCAAATATTGAggaagaaaatattgataGAGATACGAAAATTTCCTACTCTGGTTCAAAGTTgtacttattgtttccaaacGTGAGCATGTTGGATGTCAGCAATAATCAGCTGAAAGAAATACCTCATAACATTCATGAGCTGAGCAATCTGTCTGTATTGAATATTAATGGCAACAGCGAGATTACAGAGTTGCCTCCGCAAATGGGGCTGCTTTCTAGACTCTGGAACCTTAATACACAGGGCTGCAAGTTACAAGAGCCTCTGAAGTCAATGATAGAATCAAAAAAGTACAAAACCATGGATGTTATTGGATACTTGAAGTCGGTTTTGGAAGACGCTAAACCTTATGCAAGAATGAAACTTATGATTGTTGGCATACAAGGAATCGGCAAAACCAGTCTCTTAGAACAGTTACGTCAAGAAGGTGAGGTTCCAAATAAGAAGAAGGCTTCTGAGCATTGGGCTAAGAGAATGGggaacaaaaatattaatgCAAAAACGGCTCGAGGTACAACCATATCCACAGTAGGTGTAGACATTGGCGATTGGTTGTACGAAAAGAAAGTCAGAGGTCAATCTTCTCATGGACCAGTTTATTTTAGAACCTGGGACTTTGGTGGTCAAAAGGAATATTACGCTACTCATCAGTACTTTTTATCCAAGCGAAGTTTGTACTTAGTAGTGTGGCGCATTACCGACGGTTTCAAAGGCGTGTCCGAGATATTTCAATGGTTGGTTAACATACAAAGTCGAGCCCCTAATTCTCCAGTCATTATTATAGGAACTCATTTTGATATATCCTACGATCAGAGCGAAGCTCTGCAGCAATACATACGCGATAAATTTATAAACGTTGTTGATGCGGAAAAATGCGGCTTGCCGAAAGTGATGGAAACTATAGAAATTAGCTGTAAAACGAGGCATAATATTAAAATGCTATGTAACTTAATCTATGACATTGTATTCAGTCTGAGATCACCAGGGAGTAAAGAATTGCTGCTAGAGCAAAGAGTTCCAGCCAGTTATCTTGCTTTGGAAGATGTTGTTGTACAGCTTGCACACGATAGAAAATTGTCCGGAGCAGATCCAGTGTTAAAAGCTGATCAGTACTACGCGGCAGTAACTAACGAACTGCAAAAACTCCACAGATCATTTCGAGATCCTGCCGAGTTGCACCAGGCGACATTATTCTTGCACGACAATGGAATTATTTTACACTACGACGACGCCACTTTGaaagatttatattttttggaTCCGCAATGGCTTTGCGATATGCTGGCTCATGTTGTAACAATCAGGGAAATTAATCCTTTTGCTCGTTCCGGTATCATGAAGCTAGACGATATACAACACGTTTTCAAATCATCCACCATCTCGACCTTGGATACTCAAGGTTACATCGTCAGTTTGTTGAATAAGTTTGAGGTTGCGTTAACATGGGACTATCGAACCTTATTAATACCCTCTTTGCTGCCGACAGAAGAAGATATATTGCGAAATAGTCAAATACTGAAAATCCCAGTCAAGACACGTGGCTGGCATGTAAGGTCTAAGAAAATAACATCCCCAATGTTTTCATTTCCGAGTGCATCTGGTGAGAAAATGAACACGGAATGTGTTTTAACTTCTCGATCGCAACCGGACTGTGCAGTGATTAGGTTATTGCTAATGTCATATTTTCCCAGTGGTTTCTGGTCAAGATTAATCACAAGAATTCTCGCTGACGATACCATTGTCGAAATAGTTATGTCCTTTTTGGCGCCATTTAAAGACTTCGTTGATGAGAGAATTTTTGCAAGCTTGCTGGAAACACAAGCGGAATGGGTTTTGTGGCAGACGGGCTTAGAGCTCAGATATGCCGGTATAACATTATTGCGTTTGAAAGAAGTAAATTACGGCATTAAAAATTCCCCACATGACTACAGGCAATACAAATTCAAACTTAAGCAAGATGGAATTTGGTGTACAGTGGATTTGAAGAATTCAGCTATTCTAGAAATCTGGTTTCCTGTAGATACCCTAGTAGTAAAACAGCCAATAATGTCCGATTCAATGGAGGAAGAACCTATGGGTTACCAGGCAATAGTAGTTGAGCCAAGACCTGAAAGCATGCCGCAGTTATTGGCATTAATCGTTGACCACATCGATATTCTTCTGGAGGATTGGTACCCGACATTAGGGACTAGGTTTGTCCACACATCGGAAGGAAAATTATTAGTCACAAGACTTATACCATGTCCAAGGTGCTTAATCAACAACAGCGATAACGACGTAGAATCTAGTAGCACAGAACATTTGCCCGAAGATATCCAGCGATATTACATGAACCGAGAAAGACAGAGTCAAGACAGTTATAAATCAGATGGCGACAGTGGCGTTGGATATGATAGTTCAGCTTCAAGTCGAATCCCGTCGTTAGAAGGGCATCCGGATATTTctaaacaaaattcaaactgGGAAGGTACTTTGGCATATTCTTGGATGGTTGAAGAGTGCATTTTATCAGCTTACAGTAACAAATCGATCAATTGTCCCAAGCATTGCGAGATTCCATTGTCACACATAGCACCGGACATAATATTCATGGATCTGGGGTCAAAGCATCTGATAAAATCAGACGAAATAAAGAGAGGCAAAATGTTGGGGAGGGGTGCATTTGGCTTTGTATTTAAAGGAAATTGTAGATTGCCAGGTACAAACGTAAAGACTGATGTAGCTATGAAAATGCTTCAGCCTGTTCCACCTGGACCTAATTCAAAACAATCTGCTATTTTGGCATACAAAGCTGCCCAGAGTAAATGGGACAGAGATCCTTTACAATACGCTTGTAAAGCATACTGCACAGCGAGGCAAGAGTTGAACATTCTTCTGACTTTGAAACACGCTAATATTGTACCTCTGGTTGGAATTGTTATCAGTCCGTTGGCTCTGGTACTAGACTTAGCGCCCGAAGGAGCCTTGGACAATGCACTTAAGAATTACAGACGATCCGGAGCAAAGCTAGATCCTTATACTTTGCAGTCCATTATTCTTCAGGTAGCCAAAGCAGTTGAGTATCTGCATCAGCAGCACGTTATTTACAGGGATTTGAAATCAGAAAATGTCTTAGTCTGGCAATTACCATTGCCTTTCCAAGGCTATCTTGACCACCCTGTACATGTGAAAGTTGCCGACTATGGAATTTCCAGATTGACGTTACCTTCAGGGGCTAAAGGCTTTGGTGGAACGGAAGGCTTCATGGCCCcagagataataaaatataacggCGAGGAAGAGTATACAGAAAAAGTtgattcattttctttcgGCATGTTTATTTACGAACTTGTGACCCTTAGGCAACCATTTGAAGGACACGAGTCAGTTAAAGAATGTATTTTGGAAGGTGGCCGGCCACCATTAACTTACAGAGAAACTCTTCATCCGTGCTACGCCTTAGATTTAATGGTAATTTGTTGGGCTCAAAATCCTAAGGATCGACCGACCGCTAGTCAGATTGTGTCTATTGCGTCGGCACCAGAATTTACTCACTTAATTGACGTGACTTTGCTAACAGAAAGAACGCAGGTAACAGCTATAACAACGACAAAAAAGTCGTTGGAAGATAATGTCGCAGGGGATGAAATCTGGCTTGGGCATAACAATGGGGAGGTTGATATGCTGTTGGGTACTGAGAAGGGCTGGCTGCAGCATGTGCGAATTGAAACTCCTGTTATACCATATGCCATGTGCGGAGTGGATGGTTATATATGGATTGGAGATAACGTAGGTCAAATTCACGTATATTTGGGAAATAATTTCGGTTGTGTAGCTAGTTACAACATGGAACCTGACCATAACAAAGAATCAAACGTCGTCGGTTTAATTCACTTGGAACAAATCAAACAGTTCGCAGTTGCGCTACACAGTGGAAAGCTATTTTTACTATCAAACTCATTTacgcaaatgaaaaaaaccgaAATAACTACAGAAATTAAGGAGAACCTTTACTCCTTAGCCGCTGTATATAAGAAGCGTCGTATCATAGAGCTGTGGACAGGTGAAAGCTTTGGGTTTATATCGATTTATGTCTTAAAAGATGGTAACTTAGTCGACACAGTTAGTTTGACACACTTCTCAAGTGAAGCGACGTCTAAAACTATTTTTGCTACCTACTTATTAAGTAGCGAAAATTCTATTTTATCATACACGTATCCGGGATGTATCGTTTATCAATGGGACGTTGACTCCCGTCAGATAATTAACAAATTGGATATGTCAAAACTAGTACCATGTTCAGAAAGTCTCAAGTCTATTTCTATAGAGGAAAACCTGACAACAGAAAAGTGCCAAGTAACTGCTATCGAAACTTTTATGAATCAACTCTACATCGGTACAACCTGGGGCTGCATTGTTGTTGCGGAATGCAATTCTTTGAGACCTATAACAGTATTCCGACCTTTTGAGGGCAAAGTATGTCAAATTGTTTCATTTAAATCAATCGACAAAAAGAGAGTAGTATTAGCGACTGTCGGGCAAGGATATCGGAGTTTAATTTCACGATACACAGATTATCCCGTCCATAGCACAGAGGATGAAGATTTGAGGCATAATATGTACACGCTTTTGTGGCGAGCTGAACACTGGTCAGCtgcatga